From Alienimonas californiensis, a single genomic window includes:
- a CDS encoding PadR family transcriptional regulator has product MASPNASPERLSPDLVRGSLDLMALATLAEGPAYGLAVQQRLRAASGGLVEANPGTLYPLLHRLEADGLIAADWRTEEGRRRKWYALTAAGRGKLTDRAAQWYAYAEMVRGLLEPAVGPPVLAPKPA; this is encoded by the coding sequence ATGGCCTCGCCGAACGCGTCTCCCGAACGACTCTCCCCGGACCTGGTGCGGGGCAGTCTCGATTTGATGGCCCTGGCGACGCTGGCGGAGGGGCCGGCTTACGGGCTGGCCGTTCAGCAGCGGTTACGGGCCGCCAGCGGGGGATTGGTGGAGGCGAATCCCGGGACCCTGTATCCGCTGCTGCACCGGTTGGAGGCGGACGGGCTGATCGCCGCGGACTGGCGGACCGAGGAGGGGCGCCGCCGGAAGTGGTACGCGCTGACCGCCGCTGGCCGCGGCAAGCTGACCGACCGCGCCGCCCAGTGGTACGCCTATGCGGAGATGGTCCGCGGGCTGCTGGAACCGGCCGTCGGTCCGCCGGTCCTCGCCCCCAAACCGGCCTGA